The region ttgtccaatatcagatggttgtaagcctgaggggtgatttctggattctctattctactccactggtctgagtgtctatttttatgccagtaccatgctgttttggttacaatagctccgtagtataatttgaagtcaggtagtgttatgcctccagctttatttatttattttgctcagaattgctttggctattcagggtcttttgttgttccatatgagaggtaagattgttttttccatttctgtgtagaatgtcattggtattttgatggggacaccattgaatctgtagatcgctttgggtagtatagacattttcacaatgttaattcttccaatccaagagcattgaatatctttccatctttttgtgtgttctttaatttctttcagaagtggtttgtagttctcgttgtggggatctttcacctccttagttaaattgatccctaggtatcttatttttttcgtGATAAcagtaaatgggcttactttcttcatttctttttttgttagttcATTAGTAGAGtgtataaatgcaactgatttgggggcatttattttgtatcctgcaatgttactgaagttattaagcAGCTCTGGgaggtttttgatagagtctttaggtttttctatgtataatatcatgtcatctgcaaatagaaaaggtttgacttcatcttttccaatctggatgccctttatttctttctcttgcctgattgctctggctagttcttccagtactgtgttaaatagaagtggtgagagtgggcatccttgtctttttccttttcttaagggaaaggccctcagtttttccccattcagaatgatactggtggtgggtttgtcataaatggcttttattgtgttgagatactttccttctacacctaatttgatgagagtctttatcatgaagggattttgaattttgtcaaatgctttttcatcatctattgagataatcatatggtctttgtccttgagtttgttgatgtgatatatcacgtTTTTTgattttcgtatgttgaaccatccttgtgtccccgggatgaataccacttgatcatagtgtataatttttttaatgtgttgctgtattctgattgctaatattttgttgaggatttttgcagctattttcatcaaggatatagacctgtaattttctttttttgttctgtctttatctggttttggtatcagagttatgttggcctcagaatgagtttgggaaagtagcttctgtttcagtagatattttcattttgcattcagGCTGTCATCTATTCCATGTCATGACCCTTACCTACTCCCAATTTAGTGATCTTCCCCATTTCTGTTCCCTCATCCCCTAGATGTTTCTGCCTGTAGTAATTTTTAATGTCTCTTAAAATAAGAGCTtacatcttatttttattactcaAATGCTAAGCATGAAGAAAATACTTACCCATATTAACTAATTGagtgggggggaggagaagaatAGAAGagtattttgctttgtttcagaaagatttttaaaaattctactgagAGGAATTCAACAGATCATAGATTGTTATTGGAAAGTAAAGACAGTGGCATCAGATATTAAAAGCTTTACCCTCTGTgcattgtgtttttattataatagaaGTGTATTAAAATGATTAGTAAAATGAATAGCATAGAGAATGTCTGCTTTTGAAGTTCAGGAAAAAAAGTCTTACTAGCAATATGACCagattaattttcaaagaaaatactcTTAAACTGCTTAATGAAGTACACACACAAAGAGGGCATGAACATGTCCTTTGATTTGAGAATGAACTGGACTTTTTTGGAGGCATTTTTGTGAGTGACAAGTAGAATGTAAGCTTACATGAGCACTTTTTCTAGATTGATGTTTTCGATTTATGTACTGTTCATAGAATCTGTAGGCTCAGGAGAGGTATAGAGAAGGTTTTTATTGTGGGACCAAATTTTTTACAATGAATATTGATACTAGTGATCTAAATATCTGGTACAGCAAAGGGTTTATAAGTTAAATGAAGTGAAAAGCAGAACCACTTCTCAAATGATACCTGGGAATCCAGTGCTTAATATCTCCTGAATAAATTAAAGCCAAATGtgtgagaataaaaatgaaacttaaaataaGAGGGTAAGATTTTGGATGGGACATTTGTCTGGAGTACAGCATCAACTGACTGTAAGGGGAAAACTAGATTTGATGACTCAGACCATTTTCAGTATCTAAAATCTCTTaccaatttttcatatttctggtttctttcctttggtgtttagtcattgtggcagggggtatcatggttcactcgttccaccctgatgtctgtgctggatcctgaagggactgccaattctgccCAGTGGGGCCTAGtttgggctgggggtcccatgtcACCTGCCTGTTCTGTTGTAGCTGATTCGGGGCATGTAGGCCTGGtgggtctcaggcctctctgggaagcagggactggcctgggcttggggtcccatggtgcctgcctgctctggcatggctgactcggggcatgtgggcctggcagctctcaggcttCTCTAGGCAGTGTCACATGGCCACACCAATTTTcaaaggaggctgagaaatgtTATATAACTGGGCAGCCATATGCCTGGCTACTACTCTGTTAATGCTTAAGAAtagggaatactactctgctataaaaaagaatgaaatactaccatttgcaacaacatggatggacttagagaaaattgtattaagcaaaacaagtcaggcacagaaagagaaataccacatgttgtcactaatttgtgggagctaaaaataaataaataaataaatatacaaacaaataaagggtgggggaagaagacacaacaatcacaacaattccttgaacttgttaagacaagtgaacagatatgatggggaggaggggagaaagggaggaaggaaagaggaatgggtaaagggacatgaaaatcagctacaatgtatattgagaagttaaaaaataatgtaaaaaaatctCTTACCGAATAGTAtgatttttccaatttaaaattatttatcaagaATCTAATATGACTCATGCACTGTACTGGTAATAGAAACATCTGTGATACCCCCTCTAGGCAAGAATAGTATATGAATTATGTTAAAGTTAATTTGTAGTAATAAAGAGATTATAAGATAAAGTGACTTAAATActaaagaattttctttctctcttatagAAAACCTCATTGCTCATGTTTGTTCAGGAATCCAGGCTCCTTCTGACTCATTATTCCACCACCTCTTAGGTGTGAATTTTTTTGTGGCATCTGCTTGTTTGAATGTACGTTACTGCCAAGTCCAGGTTTTATTAAGCAAGAAGGTAGAAGTGGATGTGGAGAAAACATGCCTCCTGTCTCAATGCTCTAATGTGAAAGTGGCACCCATCATCTTTTCACACATTTTATTGGTGAGAACATTGTCACATGGCCACACCAGTTTTcaaaggaggctgagaaatgtTATATGACTGGGCAGCCGTATGCCTGGCTACTGCTCTGTTAATACATAAGAATAGGGAAATGGATTATAGTGGACAGCTTGCAGTCTCTGCCACAGATGGCTTATCTTCTCTCCTATTTTATACTTCTTGCTAGATATTTATAATTTGGGTCCAAGAAAACAATTACACCTGACTGGAGAGTTAGAGTGTAGACCTCATTTATTGTTTGTATAGCTCAAGATGTCTATGACCACAATATTTTTCCTATAGACATGAATAAATTGGTTTTTATCATGTTAATTTGGTATTGTTGCTAATAGCAAGATGAAGCAATGAGATTAGTGAGGATTCCGAATTGAAAGCTAATGAGGACTTAGACTCTGAGTTACTTCCTCCAAGCCTAGGCTCTCCACAGATATTTCCCCTGAATACCCTTTTCTCATCAATCTTCTATCCATCCTACTTGATAGCCAAGCTTCCTACCAAAATAGAGCTGGACTGCTTATGGTGAACTTCATCCTCCAACACTTAACCATTTTTTAGGGCAAATTATATAACCATTATGAGCTTCACTTTCCTTATCTACAAAAGgtagataaacacacacacacaaaccggggggggggggggagaagatataacaaccacaattacttgaagttgatacgacaagcaaacagaaaggacattgttgggggggagggggggagggagaagggagggaggttttggtgatggggagcaataatcagccacaatgtatatcgacaaaataaaacttaaaaaaagaaagaaagaaagaaagaaagaaaaaaaaataatagtagatACCTCATAGGACTTTTGAAAGGATTAAGTGAATTCATACCTATATATttcttagaacagtgtctagAATATTGTGTCATATAAAAAcgttggcacataataagtgctataTATGTATTTCctgtcatcatcgtcatcatcatcatcatcatcatcagattTACTGATTTCCATGTCTTCAATCTTCTGCTGTCTATCTTTTGtgtcaattttactttttctttctctttttagatGGGAAGTTTGGGATTAAGAACTCACAAAAAAGAATTTCTGGAAAAGCTGCATTTCGTAGTGAAATGGAGGGTGAAGATACAAGAGATGATTCATTGTATTCCATTTTAAAAGAACTGTGGCAAGATGCTGAACAGATAAAGAGATgtcagggaaaacaaaacaaacctctgAGTCATGCTGCTTTcatcaataagaaaatattgaATACAGAGTGGGATTATGAATATAAAGACATTGGAAAATTTGTTCAACCAAGCCCAACTCTTATTCCTTCACAGAAAAGACCCCATGAACGTGACTCATTTGGGAAGTGTTTTAAGCATAATTTAGACTTACAGATTCATAGTAAAAACAATGCAATGAAGAACTTTGATAAAATTATTGAACGTGGTCAAGTTTTCACCCAGAGCTCTACTAACCATGAAAATATGCATACAGGAGTGAAATTCTGTGAAAGTAATCAGTGTGGAAAAGTCCTCAGCCTCAAACATGCACTCAGTCAAAATCTGAAATTTCCTGTTGGGGAGAAAGCAAACACATGTACTGAATTTGGGAAGATCTTCACCCCAAAGTCACACCTTTTTGCACCTCAGAGAATTCATACTATGGAAAAACCTCATGAACTGAGCAAATGTGTAAATGTTTTTACACAGAAGCCACTACTTAGTATATATCTGAGAGTTCATAAAGATgaaaaactatatatatgtactaaatgtgggaaggccttcatCCAGAATTCAGAATTGATTATGCATGAGAAAACTCATACCagagagaaaccctataaatgcaGAGAATGTGGAAAATCATTTTTCCAAATGTCATCTCTGCTCAGGCATCAGACaactcatactggagaaaaactcTATGAATGCAGTGAGTGTGGGAAAGGCTTCTCCCTGAACTCAGCCCTCAACGTACATCAgaaaattcatactggagagaaacatcacaaatgtaatgagtgtggaaaagcctttacCCAAAAATCAACACTCAggatgcatcagagaattcacacaggagagaGATCCTATATATGCACTGAATGTGGACAGGCCTTCATCCAGAAAGCACACTTGATTGCCCATCAAAGAATCCATACTGGAGAGAAGCCTTATGAATGCAGTGACTGTGGGAAATCTTTCCCTTCTAAGTCACAACTCCAGATGCATAAGCGagttcatacaggagagaaaccctatacATGCActgaatgtgggaaggccttcacCAACAGGTCAAATCTCAATACTCACCAGAAgtctcacactggagagaagtcTTATATATGTGCTGAATGTGGAAAGGCCTTCACTGACAGGTCAAATTTCAATAAACACCAGAccattcatactggagagaagccctacgTTTGTGCCAATTGTGGGAGAGCCTTCATCCAGAAGTCAGAATTAGTtacacatcagagaattcatactacAGAGAAGCCTTATAAATGTCCTGACTGTGAAAAATCCTTCTCCAAGAAACCACATCTCAAAGTACATCAGCgaattcacacaggagagaaaccatatATATGTGcagaatgtgggaaggccttcacTGACAGGTCAAAT is a window of Cynocephalus volans isolate mCynVol1 chromosome X, mCynVol1.pri, whole genome shotgun sequence DNA encoding:
- the ZNF81 gene encoding zinc finger protein 81, translating into MAADGDSPQPGGHGSTCEVSVSFEDVAVNFSREEWQQLDSAQRRLYQDVMLENYSHLLSVGFEVPKPEAIFKLEQGEGSWMLEGEAPHQSCSDGKFGIKNSQKRISGKAAFRSEMEGEDTRDDSLYSILKELWQDAEQIKRCQGKQNKPLSHAAFINKKILNTEWDYEYKDIGKFVQPSPTLIPSQKRPHERDSFGKCFKHNLDLQIHSKNNAMKNFDKIIERGQVFTQSSTNHENMHTGVKFCESNQCGKVLSLKHALSQNLKFPVGEKANTCTEFGKIFTPKSHLFAPQRIHTMEKPHELSKCVNVFTQKPLLSIYLRVHKDEKLYICTKCGKAFIQNSELIMHEKTHTREKPYKCRECGKSFFQMSSLLRHQTTHTGEKLYECSECGKGFSLNSALNVHQKIHTGEKHHKCNECGKAFTQKSTLRMHQRIHTGERSYICTECGQAFIQKAHLIAHQRIHTGEKPYECSDCGKSFPSKSQLQMHKRVHTGEKPYTCTECGKAFTNRSNLNTHQKSHTGEKSYICAECGKAFTDRSNFNKHQTIHTGEKPYVCANCGRAFIQKSELVTHQRIHTTEKPYKCPDCEKSFSKKPHLKVHQRIHTGEKPYICAECGKAFTDRSNFNKHQTIHTGDKPYKCGDCGKGFTQKSVLSMHRSIHT